A stretch of the Chlorobiota bacterium genome encodes the following:
- a CDS encoding ABC transporter permease, which produces MFQFLEAIRMALMSLLSNKLRASLAMLGVVIGITFVLLMGWLLGGLDKVFEVTLSTFGEDVLYIDKWDWAGGDNWVELRNRKDITFEQYKKVKERLSNRGFELVMPSVASMNGRIKYDDIVATNVMIQSTTHQYPQTVGNKISDGRFFNEQENETGSRVCIIGNTVKENVFPKIDPINKDLKINGITYRIIGVMKKNGGFGPDFLDNQVIIPIKRFFSQFGNKRSVEIDVKIGSKDPQVIEDAKFEIRSIMRQVRSIEPGGKDDFTVNSQEQFKKQFDQLRLVVWGVGLFMTGLSFLVGSIGIMNIMFVSVTERTKEIGLRKALGATKKSILTQFIIESVFLCFLGAILGLILTSIVAYIASNKLDIEYLSSSLKPLQVAIAIIVGVLVGVIAGAVPAFRAARLDPIEALRAD; this is translated from the coding sequence TTGTTCCAATTCTTAGAAGCAATTAGAATGGCATTAATGTCATTACTATCAAATAAGCTTAGGGCTTCTTTGGCTATGCTTGGTGTTGTTATTGGTATAACATTTGTTTTGCTAATGGGATGGTTGCTTGGTGGTCTAGATAAAGTGTTTGAAGTTACTTTGTCAACTTTTGGAGAAGATGTTTTGTATATAGATAAATGGGATTGGGCAGGGGGTGATAATTGGGTAGAACTTAGGAATAGAAAAGATATAACATTTGAACAATATAAAAAAGTAAAAGAGAGACTTTCAAATAGAGGTTTTGAACTTGTAATGCCCTCAGTTGCTAGTATGAATGGTAGAATTAAATACGATGATATAGTTGCAACAAATGTAATGATTCAATCTACTACTCACCAATATCCACAAACCGTTGGAAACAAAATTTCTGATGGCAGATTTTTTAATGAACAGGAAAATGAAACTGGTTCAAGAGTTTGCATTATTGGTAACACAGTTAAAGAAAATGTTTTCCCGAAAATTGATCCTATAAATAAAGATTTAAAAATAAATGGGATTACTTATAGAATAATTGGAGTAATGAAAAAAAATGGTGGATTTGGTCCAGATTTTTTAGATAATCAAGTAATTATTCCTATAAAAAGATTTTTCTCTCAATTTGGAAATAAACGGAGTGTTGAAATTGATGTAAAGATTGGAAGTAAAGATCCTCAAGTAATTGAAGACGCAAAGTTTGAGATTAGGAGTATAATGAGGCAGGTAAGATCCATAGAACCTGGTGGGAAAGATGATTTTACTGTTAACTCTCAAGAACAATTTAAAAAACAATTTGATCAGTTACGTTTAGTTGTTTGGGGGGTTGGCTTATTCATGACTGGACTTTCTTTCTTAGTTGGCTCAATAGGTATTATGAATATAATGTTTGTTTCAGTAACAGAAAGAACTAAAGAAATCGGTTTAAGAAAAGCATTAGGTGCTACTAAAAAAAGCATTCTAACTCAGTTTATTATTGAATCAGTTTTCCTATGTTTTTTAGGAGCGATTTTAGGATTAATTTTAACTTCAATTGTTGCTTACATTGCATCAAATAAATTAGATATTGAATATTTAAGTTCATCTCTAAAGCCTTTACAAGTTGCAATTGCAATAATTGTTGGTGTATTGGTTGGAGTTATTGCAGGTGCTGTGCCAGCTTTTAGGGCAGCCAGACTAGACCCTATTGAGGCATTAAGAGCAGATTGA